From a region of the Cyprinus carpio isolate SPL01 chromosome B21, ASM1834038v1, whole genome shotgun sequence genome:
- the LOC122141258 gene encoding relaxin-3-like, translated as MLCVKMFGVFSALLLVCVWGVCVRGSADLPRDFGVKLCGREFIRAVIFTCGGSRWRRSGPQPGQLLLDRDEELGPSLSDLLSVLSDTHTGDRKRDTGDRRTRNFSLGLAGMCCNQGCTKTDIGLLC; from the exons ATGTTGTGTGTGAAGATGTTTGGCGTGTTCTCTGCGCttctgctggtgtgtgtgtggggggtgtgtgtgcGCGGGAGCGCGGATTTACCGAGAGATTTCGGAGTGAAGCTCTGCGGCCGCGAGTTCATCAGAGCCGTGATCTTCACCTGCGGAGGCTCCCGGTGGAGGAGGAGCGGCCCTCAGCCCG GTCAGCTGCTGCTGGACAGAGATGAAGAGCTCGGCCCGTCTCTCTCAGATCTGCTGTCCGTTCTGAGCGACACACACACCGGCGACCGGAAGAGAGACACCGGCGACCGGCGGACGCGGAACTTCTCTCTGGGACTGGCGGGAATGTGCTGCAATCAGGGCTGCACCAAAACCGACATCGGCCTCCTGTGCTGA